CGCCGCCTGCGACTACACCACCCCCAACCGACCCTGGCGTGAATACGTCCGTGAACGGTAACGACGGTGGGTTCGCCACAGGGAAGACAACCACTTCTGAAGGTAACAAGCAAACTTCTGTACAGGTAAACAGAGATAAGCTTGGAAACATATTATCGAATGGAACAGGTCAGAAGCTGTCCATTCAATCTCCGAATGATGGAAATATGCAGGTTGATGGTTTAACGGCTGCGGACATTCGTTTGTTAGCTGATAAGGGAGCAAGCCTTGACATCGGGAATCCGTTAGCTATCTACCCGGTGCCTAGCAAACAATTGGACTTGAATTCAGTGTCCAGGCAGCTGGGCAATGCGGCACTCAACGATATCGCAGTTCATATCGACATTAAGCGCTCTTCGGAGACTTTGAGAAACAATGCCAAGAACAAAGCAACATCGGCGGGCTACCAGCTGCTGGTTGATCCGGTCGACTTGGAAATGACATTTAGCCAAAATGGTAAAACCGTAAAACCCGGGCAATTGAACGGATACGCTCCAAAATATATCGCTCTGCCAGAAGGTATCGACCCGAATCGTATTACGACAGGCGTTGTAGTCAATCCGGATGGCTCGGTATTTCATCTGCCAACCGTAGTTACTAAGATCGGGGATCGTTACTACGCGCAGATTCATGATTTGCGCAGCAGTGGTTCGTACTCGGTTATCTGGAATCCGCAGGATTTCGATGATGTGAGAACTCACTGGGCGCAAACGGAAGTGAACAACATCTCTGCTCGCCTTGACCTCCAAGGGAATGGTGGCAATACGTTCGCTCCGAATCGAAATGTAACCCGGGCTGAATTTGCGGAGATTGTTGTATTGGGTCTTGGACTGATGCGTCAGGAAGAGCCAAAAACAACATTTGACGACGTCACGGCAACCGCCTGGTACCGCAATGCGATCTCGATTGCCAGTGAATTCGGCATCGTACTCGGTTATAACGACGGCGCGTTCCGTGGGAACCAGACGATTACAAGAGAAGAAGGAATGGCGATGATCGCTCGAGGTTATCAATTGATCAAGCCAGGCCATGCAATTAGCGAAACAGAAATTAGCAGACTGCTCGCAGGCTATGAAGATGCGTCCCAAGTAGCAAGATGGGCCCGACCTTCCGTAGCAACCTTGCTGTCAGCAGATATTGTCCAAGGAAGTGGAGATAAGGGGGTAACTCCGAAATCCACGATGACGCGGGCTGAGACGGTAGCCTTGATGCAGCGTCTGTTGCAAGTTACCCATTTAATCGATTAAATCAATAAGTATGAGTCAATGACCCGCATGAGGCACTTTTGGAAAAAGTGATCGCTTGCGGGTCATTTTTTGTTGGATAATCCAACATCCTCCTACACTATGTTCAGTTTTTGTCTATTTACCTCATTTATAATGAGAATCGATTTTAAATTATTTAGGAGGTAGATTATGAACGCGTCATTCAAAAAATACGCTGCCGAATTCATTGGAACCTTGGTGCTGGTTCTGTTCGGCTGCGGCAGTGCCGCTACGGCGGGAGGAGAGCTCGGCAATTTGGGAATCGCATTGGCATTCGGGCTGTCTATCGTGGCGATGGCCTACGTCATCGGTCCGATTTCAGGATGTCATATCAATCCGGCGGTTTCACTTGCCATGCTAATTAGACGTAAGCTAACGGGTGCCGACTTCATCGGGTACGTTGTTTCGCAAATCGCCGGTGCGATTGCGGGCGCCGCTATTCTTTACGCCATCATTGCCTCCGCGGGCATGCCCACGACGGGGCTCGGTCAGAATGGCTTCGGCCCTGGGTACGGGATCGGGATTTCAACCGCTATGGCATTCGTTGTCGAAATCATTTTAACCTTCGTATTTATTTACACGATTCTGGGCGTAACCTCTACGGAGAGCAACGGAAATGTAACCGGCCTTGTGATCGGACTGACACTCGCTTTCGTACATATTTTAGGCATAGCCTTAACGGGAACATCCGTTAACCCTGCAAGAAGTCTGGGACCGGCACTTCTGCTTGGCGGGCAGGCGTTATCCCAAGTGTGGGTGTTTCTTATCGCTCCGCTTGCCGGCTCAGCGCTGGCCGTTGCTGTATACCAGCTGCTGAACAGCAAGCCTAAGGGGAAACAAGTGTAACATGTTGAGCATAAGTGGCGCCTTTCATGCGTTCCCAATTCCATGAATAGACGGCAACACGACAAGAAAGCCGGCATCGGCCCTCGAATAAAGGGCGCGATGTCGGCTTTTAACTTAACGTCCAAACTCCTTATTGAATATTTTATCGTGAGCCTCCGCGACTTCCGGGGCTACCGAGTTGATGGCTGTTACTAAAATATGCTTTCCTCCTACAGGTCCGAAGGCTCTCGTCTCAAATCCGAAAGTTCCGCCAGCATGCCCCCAATAGGATTGCCCGTCCGATGTTTTTCCTTCATAAATCCCTAGGCCGAATTTACCGATAGGTGAATCTACTGCCGTGAACATCTGGTCCATCATCTCTTGATTCAGAAGCTCGCCGCCCAACAGCGCACTGAAGAAAGTGGTCAGATCCTTGACTGTTGAAACCATGTCACCGGCAGCATTTGCCCATGATTGATTCATTTCAGTCAAATCATACATATGACCCGATCTGTCCATATTATATCCTCTGGCATGCTTACCTGGAATATAGGAGCTGTTTTCCATGACGAATGTCTCCGTCAGCCCGAGCGGTTCGATGAACCGTTTCCTGATCTGCTCCGCATAGGTATCCCCGGTGACCTTCTGAATAATTTGACCGGCTAGCAATGTATTAGTGTTGGAATAGTTCCAGCCTTTCCCTGGCGCATATACAGGCGGCTTTGCAAGTGCCAAGTGGAGGAGTTCGTTAACGGAATAATAACGGAATGGATTTTGAGGCAAAGTCATGTCTCGCATATCATCATCTGTATAGCTCGCAATTCCGCTTGTATGGTTCAACAACTGACGAATCGTAATTTGGTTGCCGTCATACCCGTTACCCTTTACGACCCCCGGTAGCCATTGTTCTACCGAATCATCCAAATTTAATTGTTTCTCCTCAGCCAACTGCAATACAACGGCAGCGGTGAACGTCTTCGTGATGCTTCCAATACGGAAGGAAAAATCCGGTTCTACCCGGCTTGGTACTTCGTAACTGGCTGTACCTGTAGCGTAGGACCAGCGTTGCCCATCCTGCAGCCCACCAGCCACGACACTTGGGACGCGTTTACTTGTTACCACTTCGTCCATGACGCGTTTGACATCTTCCCTATGTTTACTTTTCTTTTCCTTTTCCGTGAGTTCTTTTTTGGCTTCTACTGCGAATTCCGACGCTAAAATATTGTTGATATGTTTCTCCACGTCTCCCAGTACATTAATATTAATCGAGATCACATGTTCACCGTCTTCCGTTCCGCCAGCAAAGTTGGTAAATCCAGGAATACCTCCGCCATGTCCCCATACGCCAGTGCCGTTAGGCAGCTTTGTTTGATGTATGCCAAGTCCATACGGCCCAAATGGAGAATCGGCTGTGCTGGTCAGCATCTCCTTCTTCATCTCCGGTGTCAACAGCTTGCCGCCAAGTAAGGCATGGAAAAACGTCGTCATATCTTCCCCTGTCGAGATCATCTCCCCGGCGGCATTAGTAAACGATGGGTTAAGTAGCGTAATATCTACTAATTTATCTCCCGTGTCCAGGTAGCCGCGAGCATTTTTTTTCGGAATATCCGCTGAACTGCCGGGGAGGAACGTTTCTTTAAGTTGAAGCGGTTCAATAATTCTTTTCTTAATCTGCTCCGTATACGTTTCCCCGGTGACCTTCTGGATAATGAGCCCCATAATAACCGTATTCGTGTTTGAATATGACCAGCCTGTTACGGGCTTTAGCTCCAAGGCGCGGGCAATCAACTGTTCGGCTGTATAATTCTCGCCTGGATTTGCGAGTAATTGAGTCCTGAGCTCGGGAGTCAAATAGTCTGGAAGTCCGCTTGTATGATTCAACAATTGGCGAATCTTAATCTTACTTCCGTCATACCCATTGCCGTGTAGAAGTCCCGGAAGCCATTTCTCCACCGTATCATCAAGGCTTAGCTTCTTTTCGCCAGCAAGCTGCAAGGCAACCGTAGCAACAAACGTCTTCGTTGTACTTCCAATCCGGAAAGCAGAGTCGGCGTCCACCTTATGGTTCCTTTCGATATTCGCTTCACCGGAGGCATAAGACCAGCTCGCCGTTCCTTTCTTTACGGTAACAATAACGCCCGGAATATGGTCGGCATTGGCAGCTTTATCGATTGCTTGTTGGGTTGGTGTCTTAACTGCCGCATGTACAGTTCCATAAGCCGGGAATACCAGTGTACCCGCCAACATGGCAGTTAAAGTTAGCGCAGCTCCTTTTTGCGTGGTGAATGATTTCATAATGCATCGCTCCTATGATTTTGGAATGTTGTGTTGCTTTACTCCTTCACCCTACCTCCGAAGTTGTTAAATCGGACAGTGATAAAACCGCCAAGCTTTGGATGACACCATACTTGGACCTGTCACATATCCCGTATGACAAAGTGTCAACGGTTCATGTGACGTGCTGGCTGCAGCCAAGTTCTATCAACCTCCTCCATTGCTTGACTGATCGAGATGTTATGGTGCATGATAGGTCTGAATTATTTGGAAATTGGTTTGCAAATATATACAAGCAGGTGTGCATAATCCGTGTTCTCCATAATGAAAAAATGGTTCTGGTATGATGGGTTACTTGTGGCCCTACGAACGCTGTGGCTGGTTATTATCGTAAGCACTGCTTTTGTCAATCCGTCATTGATCGATGCGCCGGTTGGGGCTGTACTTTCGCTTGCTTTAGCCGTTTACCTCATTCCGCTAACGGTACGCTACAAAAAAGAAGAACGGTATCTTGCAGTCGAAGTCGCAACAGCGGGCTTGTTCCATCTCTATTTAGCCTACGCAGCGCCGGAATTGTTATGGTCTTTCGTTCTATTCGTGATGATTATCAGCTTGACGAGCAGTCGAAAAAGCTCTGTGTGGACAGGAATCCTCTGTGGAATCATATTCCCGATCTTGAACGGTTGGATTGCTGATCGCCTCCCGTACGAGTTTATCGTTAACTGCAGCCTTGGATTTGCCATCGGCTTCGCGTTTAATATATTAATTCAGTCCCATAAGCAATCCCGAATTATTCAAGAACAGAAGCTGCTGCTGGAGCAGCATATTAAGCGGATCGAGGAGCTTACGCTGATGGAGGAGCGCAGCCGGCTGTCACATGAGCTGCATGACACAATCGGCCATTCGCTTACGTCGCTCATCGTCGGCGTTGAATCACTCCGATCATCCGTACCGGATTCGCAAATCGAGAGAATTGATTCGCTTGTCGGTATCGCACAGCACAGTCTGGAGGATATCCGAAAGCATCTACACAAGCTCTCTCATACCACGTTAAGCCATTCGTTAAGTGAATCGCTGTGGCAGTTAAGCGATTCGTTTATGAAATCGACAGGCATAACCGTCCATTTCCGTGTGATCGGAAGTGAGACTCTCGTTATACAAAAAATAAACTTTAGTCTATATCGCTGCCTTCAAGAGTCTCTAACCAACGCCGTTCGGCACGGCCAGGCGAGCGTGATAACCGTTCAGCTGCATTTCGATAGTCAGCAGCTTCGATTACAGATCGAAGATAACGGCATTGGAATGGATAACATCCAATTCGGATTTGGGCTCCATGGGATGAAGGAACGCCTTGAATTATTTAACGGCACGCTGTCCGTCCATTCCGGGTCTGGGCAAGGAACTATCGTCATATGTAACATTCCGCTGCAGACAGAGCCTGTACATGACACGATCCGCCTGCTGATCGTTGATGACCAGGCGATCATCACGGACAGCTTAAAGCATAATTTGGAACAGCATGCCGAGTTTATCGTCGTGGGTAAGGCTGGGGACGGACGGGAAGCATTGGAGCATTGTGAGCGAACCCAACCGGATATCGTGTTAATGGATATTCGAATGCAGGGAATGGGCGGACTTGAAGCTTTACTTGAGATGAAACAGCGATGGCCTAATATGAAGGTTGTGCTCATGACAACGTTTGAGGATTCCTTGCAGGCAGCAACTGCATTGGAGCACGGGGCGGAAGGCTACATCCTGAAGTCGATTCATCCGCGGGAAATGAAGGAGGCCTTGAAACTTATTTATAACGGAGGAACCTGGATCGACCAATCGGTCGCCGCACAAGTATTCGAAGAGATGAAGCGTCAACGTGAGCAGCTGGAACGAATCGGCTCAAGTCAGGAAAACTACCCGTACGGGCTTACGAAACGCGAGATGGAGATTCTGGAGAATCTATCGAGCGGACTGCGCTACAAGTCGATCGCCGCCAAGCTATTTTTATCGGAGGGTACGATCCGCAACTACTGCTCGATTCTCTACTCCAAGCTAGGTGTCAACAACCGGGAAGAAGCCATACAAATGGCGCGATCCGAGAATATCGTGTAGGCACTATTTGAGATAAAGTTCACCGGTGCAGAAACCCCGGTAACGAAAAAAAAGCCGCAGCTTCAATACCTTCAATGCTGCGGCTTTTTTTAGCATATAAAAATGCATTTACTTCGTTTCGCTGAGCACGTAAAAAGTTACCTTGGTCCCCTTACCTAATGTGCTTTTTATTTGGAGCCCTGTTCCGAAGTGCCGCTTTAAGCGCTGATGCGTATTGATCAGGCCGACTCCTGAGCTACGGTCTGCTTTCCTTTCCAATATCCGTTGCAATTGAACTTCGTCCATTCCGATCCCATTGTCTTGAACCGTTATCTCTGTAAGCGTGTCATGGACAGAAATTCGAATATGTATTTCCCCTCCGCGAGTGCGCTTCATAATGCCATGTCTTATGGCATTTTCAACCAAAGGCTGGATCGAGAGGAAAGGAACTTTTAACTCTTCGCAGTCATCCACCTCCCAAACGACCTGTAGCCGCTCATCAAACCGGACCTTTTCGATGTATAGATATGAGCGCACTAGACTTAACTCCTCTTTGATCGAAACAAGTCCATCCGTATCTTGGAATCTAAATTTATACCTCAAAAAATTGCTGAACTCATCAAGCAAATGACGCATCTTGTCCAAATTAATGTCACTTAGAGCGGTTACGGCGCTTAATGCATTGAATAAGAAATGAGGTTGGATTTGCGCTTGCAGCCATGCCGCCTCCAATCGCAATTGTTCTCGTACCGTTTGTTTAATCGTCGTCAGCGCTTCAATCCGCGATCTGATTTCTAATGCTTCCACCGGCTTTGTCACATAATCGTTTGCTCCTGCGACAAAACCGCTTTGGATATCCTTCGGCTGGCTTCTTGCGGTAAGGAGCAGCACTGGGAGCTCGGTAAGTGTATACCGCTCTCGAATTCTTCGTGTCAGCTCATATCCCGACATCTGCGGCATCATAATATCGGTGATGACCAGATCCCATTCCTTCGTGTCCAGCATAGCCAATGCTTCCTTACCGCTCGTTGCCATCGTTACATCATAATCGTCAGGCTGGAGTATGGCTTCGAGCACTTGCAGATTAACAGGATCATCATCCACAATTAATAAGAGCGGACGATCACGATTCATTGCAATAAAGGTTGTTTGTTTTTCCGCTGACGGAATGTCCTCTTTTTCCAGAACAATTGAGGCTGTTTCCTGAGTCGACACTGCCTGTAATGTTATGGGTTCGAATGAGTCGGCAACATCTTCTTCCTCCTCTGCATTCAAACCCGCTAGCTTTAACGAAAATGTAAATTTCGAGCCTTCTCCTAAAACAGAGGACACCTCTAACGTACCTTGATGAAGTTCAATGAGCTGCTTGCTTATACTTAAGCCTAACCCAAAGCCGCCTTCAATCATGGTCTCACTCGCCCTGGCTTGCTCGTACGGAAGGAATAAGCGTTTCAGCATGTCCTCATCCATGCCGATCCCGGTATCAGCAATAACAACATACGCTCTTCCGTCCTCTGCCAGAGCCTGAATTGAAATGATACCTTCATTCGTATACTTCACGGCATTATGAAGCAAATTGAAAACGATTTGAATCACCCGGTTCTCATCCGCAATGACCGGTGGAAAATCCTCAGGAATTTGATTTACAATGTTGACAGACTTCACCTCTGCATTAAATTGCAGCATATCAATGACTCCCGTTATGATCGGCTGAATCGATATGACTTTTTTCTGCAAACGTGGGTTGCCTTCCCGCAGACTCATCACATCAATCAAATCATTTAATATAAGTGTTAGCCGACGTCCTACGGATAGTACCGTTTCGAGCTCCTTGACACTTCGATCCTGTAACAAATGTCCTTCCCTGTTCAAAACGGACTGTGACATGTTAAGGATGCTATGAAGCGGATTTTTAAATTCATGAGACGTATTCGCCAAAAATTGATCTTTATGGTCATTCACTCTTTGCAAGGTTGCGGCAATCTCCTTGGTGTTAGCATGCATGTTGAAATACCCCTTAAACCATACGGCGGCCAAGCATCCCATCGAAAAAATCAGATCAAACGGATAATGGGCAACGCTCAAAGCGCTTTCCCGCAAGATTAGCGCCCAAAGGAAATGATGGACCAGCGCAAGCATGGAGAAAAGTAGTAACAGATGGTCTTTGATACCCCTGATTACCTTTTTTACGATGGCAATGATCGTGATGATTGCTGTGGTAAAGCCCAATAGAAAATAAACTGGGAAGAGCATGATCACCTGAGGTGGAGCCAAGAACAAGGTCAAGCCGGCAGTCCCAATAATCATCACATTATAAACAGGATAAACCCTGCTCCAATAAGGGAGTTCGCGATGAGTGGTACATTCCAGCAACGCATAGCATCCAATCATGAACGCCGCATTGGACAGCCGAAAATCCCAATCGCTGCCGATGTAGAATAATTGATGGAACAACTTCTCATCCGTACTCAATACACTCGAAAGGGTTACGCACAAGGTCAGCAAAGAAAAATAAAGCAGCCTCTTTTCCCTATTTCCCAGTAAAAATAAAATAAGCGCATAAACCGAATGCATCAAAAATAGGATAGCTCCCAGCGTCTGCATGGAAACGGAGAGTTTCATTTCTTTCCCAATGGCTGCTTCCGAACCGAATTTAATGGACCTGGCAATGCCGCCGCTCCGACTATCCACATAATTTGCCGCCTGAATCACCATTTCGATGACGCCGTTGTCGTCTGCCGTAAAGCTTGCAGAATAAGGCAGGTTCTTCGCCGTATATTCATCCTTCGTTTCCGCTACCCGACCGGATTTGGCAAGCAACCGGCCATTTACGTATACTTCGGATGAAGTACGCACGTTGGATACACGAATACTATAATTCATGTCGTTCTCCGGATTTACAAGAATACGCAGTCGATAGGTCCCAAATCCATAGGAAGTTGACTCTTCACCATGCAGAGCCTCATTCCATCCTCCCGGAACCGAAATCAGTCTGGGCTCCAGCTCCCCTGATACATCCTGCCCGCTATCATCCAGCAACCAGTGCGAGGGATAAAACTCCCACTGACCATCAAGCAAGAGAATGCCGCCATTTTCAGCATTCCAATCACGCAAATCCAATTGCCCATTCGTAATGGACACCTGCTCTTGATGAGGCAACAATTCCATCCACAACATGCGCAGGCTCGATAGAATGACTAACAATATCCCTATTAACAAGATCATATGACTCTTTTTCATTTGGTATTTTGGTGAGTCGTTTGCCAAGAAGTATTCCTCTCCTAATCCATTCTAATATAGGCACTGCTCCATCATTTACGGTTCCAAATAGATATGAAAGAACAACCATTGACGACTTCAATGCCATCAATGGTTGTTTGCGTTGCTTCATTATATATCGACCAAGATGGTCAATCTCAGCA
Above is a window of Paenibacillus sp. FSL K6-1330 DNA encoding:
- a CDS encoding aquaporin; the protein is MNASFKKYAAEFIGTLVLVLFGCGSAATAGGELGNLGIALAFGLSIVAMAYVIGPISGCHINPAVSLAMLIRRKLTGADFIGYVVSQIAGAIAGAAILYAIIASAGMPTTGLGQNGFGPGYGIGISTAMAFVVEIILTFVFIYTILGVTSTESNGNVTGLVIGLTLAFVHILGIALTGTSVNPARSLGPALLLGGQALSQVWVFLIAPLAGSALAVAVYQLLNSKPKGKQV
- a CDS encoding serine hydrolase domain-containing protein, whose amino-acid sequence is MKSFTTQKGAALTLTAMLAGTLVFPAYGTVHAAVKTPTQQAIDKAANADHIPGVIVTVKKGTASWSYASGEANIERNHKVDADSAFRIGSTTKTFVATVALQLAGEKKLSLDDTVEKWLPGLLHGNGYDGSKIKIRQLLNHTSGLPDYLTPELRTQLLANPGENYTAEQLIARALELKPVTGWSYSNTNTVIMGLIIQKVTGETYTEQIKKRIIEPLQLKETFLPGSSADIPKKNARGYLDTGDKLVDITLLNPSFTNAAGEMISTGEDMTTFFHALLGGKLLTPEMKKEMLTSTADSPFGPYGLGIHQTKLPNGTGVWGHGGGIPGFTNFAGGTEDGEHVISININVLGDVEKHINNILASEFAVEAKKELTEKEKKSKHREDVKRVMDEVVTSKRVPSVVAGGLQDGQRWSYATGTASYEVPSRVEPDFSFRIGSITKTFTAAVVLQLAEEKQLNLDDSVEQWLPGVVKGNGYDGNQITIRQLLNHTSGIASYTDDDMRDMTLPQNPFRYYSVNELLHLALAKPPVYAPGKGWNYSNTNTLLAGQIIQKVTGDTYAEQIRKRFIEPLGLTETFVMENSSYIPGKHARGYNMDRSGHMYDLTEMNQSWANAAGDMVSTVKDLTTFFSALLGGELLNQEMMDQMFTAVDSPIGKFGLGIYEGKTSDGQSYWGHAGGTFGFETRAFGPVGGKHILVTAINSVAPEVAEAHDKIFNKEFGR
- a CDS encoding hybrid sensor histidine kinase/response regulator transcription factor produces the protein MFSIMKKWFWYDGLLVALRTLWLVIIVSTAFVNPSLIDAPVGAVLSLALAVYLIPLTVRYKKEERYLAVEVATAGLFHLYLAYAAPELLWSFVLFVMIISLTSSRKSSVWTGILCGIIFPILNGWIADRLPYEFIVNCSLGFAIGFAFNILIQSHKQSRIIQEQKLLLEQHIKRIEELTLMEERSRLSHELHDTIGHSLTSLIVGVESLRSSVPDSQIERIDSLVGIAQHSLEDIRKHLHKLSHTTLSHSLSESLWQLSDSFMKSTGITVHFRVIGSETLVIQKINFSLYRCLQESLTNAVRHGQASVITVQLHFDSQQLRLQIEDNGIGMDNIQFGFGLHGMKERLELFNGTLSVHSGSGQGTIVICNIPLQTEPVHDTIRLLIVDDQAIITDSLKHNLEQHAEFIVVGKAGDGREALEHCERTQPDIVLMDIRMQGMGGLEALLEMKQRWPNMKVVLMTTFEDSLQAATALEHGAEGYILKSIHPREMKEALKLIYNGGTWIDQSVAAQVFEEMKRQREQLERIGSSQENYPYGLTKREMEILENLSSGLRYKSIAAKLFLSEGTIRNYCSILYSKLGVNNREEAIQMARSENIV
- a CDS encoding ATP-binding protein; the encoded protein is MANDSPKYQMKKSHMILLIGILLVILSSLRMLWMELLPHQEQVSITNGQLDLRDWNAENGGILLLDGQWEFYPSHWLLDDSGQDVSGELEPRLISVPGGWNEALHGEESTSYGFGTYRLRILVNPENDMNYSIRVSNVRTSSEVYVNGRLLAKSGRVAETKDEYTAKNLPYSASFTADDNGVIEMVIQAANYVDSRSGGIARSIKFGSEAAIGKEMKLSVSMQTLGAILFLMHSVYALILFLLGNREKRLLYFSLLTLCVTLSSVLSTDEKLFHQLFYIGSDWDFRLSNAAFMIGCYALLECTTHRELPYWSRVYPVYNVMIIGTAGLTLFLAPPQVIMLFPVYFLLGFTTAIITIIAIVKKVIRGIKDHLLLLFSMLALVHHFLWALILRESALSVAHYPFDLIFSMGCLAAVWFKGYFNMHANTKEIAATLQRVNDHKDQFLANTSHEFKNPLHSILNMSQSVLNREGHLLQDRSVKELETVLSVGRRLTLILNDLIDVMSLREGNPRLQKKVISIQPIITGVIDMLQFNAEVKSVNIVNQIPEDFPPVIADENRVIQIVFNLLHNAVKYTNEGIISIQALAEDGRAYVVIADTGIGMDEDMLKRLFLPYEQARASETMIEGGFGLGLSISKQLIELHQGTLEVSSVLGEGSKFTFSLKLAGLNAEEEEDVADSFEPITLQAVSTQETASIVLEKEDIPSAEKQTTFIAMNRDRPLLLIVDDDPVNLQVLEAILQPDDYDVTMATSGKEALAMLDTKEWDLVITDIMMPQMSGYELTRRIRERYTLTELPVLLLTARSQPKDIQSGFVAGANDYVTKPVEALEIRSRIEALTTIKQTVREQLRLEAAWLQAQIQPHFLFNALSAVTALSDINLDKMRHLLDEFSNFLRYKFRFQDTDGLVSIKEELSLVRSYLYIEKVRFDERLQVVWEVDDCEELKVPFLSIQPLVENAIRHGIMKRTRGGEIHIRISVHDTLTEITVQDNGIGMDEVQLQRILERKADRSSGVGLINTHQRLKRHFGTGLQIKSTLGKGTKVTFYVLSETK